In Zunongwangia sp. HGR-M22, the sequence AAAAATCACTGGTGGTTAAAACTTATGGCGCAATTTACCAGAATTAATCATCGTTCCTGTCGCGGTGGCGATCAATCCCTTTTTATTAAAGAAGAATTATTCTTTAAATTAGGAGGTTACAATGAAAACTATATAGTTTACGAAGACAATGAGCTGATTGGAAAACTATACGATTTAGGTGAATTTACTATTATTAACAAATGGCTTACAACCTCAGCTCGCTTATATGAAAAGTTAGGAGTTTGGCAAACACAATGGCTTTTTTGCCAGATTTACTGGAAGAAATTTAAGGGCGCTTCACCAGAACAGCTATACAGTTGCTATCAGTCTAAAGTTAATTCTTCAACCTAAACTTTTTATAATTCATCTTTACTATATCTTCAGCCAGTTTATTTTGTGGTGTAAAGCGATCGTTCTGCTTTCCACCGGCACGATCATGATCGTGATGCCACTTCCAAAGAAAGCCACCGGCAAACCAATTTTCAGTCCAAAATTCATCGTAAATCACTTGTAAAGCGTTTGCTTGTAGTTCTTCATTTAGGTTTTTTGGAACTTCATCATTACGCCTAACTGTTGAAGCTTTCCAAGGTTCCTTCGTTGCGAAATCGACATTACGATAGCCATATTCAGTAAATATTACCTGCTTTTTATATTCCGAAGATAATTTCTGAAGCATTTTTTTATGTGATTTCCACCCATCGATCAACTCGGCTTTTGTAGGATTTTCTTCTTCACTTACAGGAAAATAAGCATCTACGCCAATAAAATCGAGTTGATCCCAAAGCTCAAACTGGTCAACTTTATCCCAGTTTTCAGCATAAGTGATCTTTCCAGAATACACTTTGCGTACTTCAGCGATCATCTTTTGCCAAAATTCGGGTCTTTTTTCAGTAAAATTATAAAGCTCGGTTCCTATGCAGAATAGTTCAATTTGTTCCTTTTCGGCCAGTTCCGCATATAATAAAATATATTCCAAATATCTATTTTCAAACTTTATCCAATTTTCTTCTGAAGACATATTAAGATCTCCGGTAAATTCGCCGTGCCAAATCCAAATTTGAGGCTTTAGAATAATCTTTATTTCATTTTCCTGAAGTACTCGAATGTTTTGCTGAAGCCCTTCTACCCGTTCTCCCCACCATTGTCGATCGTCATTAAAATGTAGCTCTGGATTTTTTAAATCCTGAAGAAAAGCAAAAGGCATCAAGGCTACTGTATTCGCATTTACATTTTTTAGCGGAAGAATATGCGCTGTTTTCAACGAATCTCGGGAAGCAACTAAGCTTAATCCATTATATTTTAGTTTAGGAAAATCTGGCTGGCAGCTGCAATGAAAGAGAGTTACCGCGATAATTAACCAAAAATTAAATTTCATTGAATCCAACCTATTTTTGAGCCTAAATTAAAGAAAATCAGTATCTGCCTAAAAAATTAAATAAACATACCTAATCTTAAAATTGCTTCTCGAAATTATAAGTTAAGATACTTCTTTATTTTCGACTAACTTTTAAATTGCACTTCGAAACATAAAGCAATATCTGCAAAAGCATGGAGCATATCGTTATTTTGGGTAACGGAATTTCTGGAATTACCGCTGCACGGCATATCCGCAAACGATCGGATAAAAAGATTACGGTAATTTCTGCGGAAAGTGATTACTTTTTTTCTCGTACTGCGCTGATGTATGTGTACATGGGCCACATGAAGTGGGATCACCTTAAACCTTATGAAGATTGGTTTTGGGAGAAAAACCGAATCGATCTTAAAAATGGCTGGGTACAGCAAATCGATTTTAGTGAAAAAACGCTTCATTTTAAAAATGGCGACAAACTTAATTACGACAAGCTGGTTTTAGCAACAGGATCGATCCCAAACAAATTTGGTTGGGAAGGTGAAGATCTAGACGGAGTGCAGGGATTGGTGTCGAAACAAGATTTAGAAATACTCGAAAAAAACACCAAAAACTGTAAAAAAGCAGTCATAATCGGTGGCGGATTAATTGGCGTAGAGCTTGCCGAAATGCTTCGCACCAGGCATATCGAGGTTACAATGCTGGTTCGAGAAAAAGCTTTTTGGCATTCGGTATTACCTTTTGAAGACGCAAATATGATTTCTGAACATATTAAATCTCACGGCGTCGACCTACGAACAGCAACCGAACTCGATAAAATTATTCCAGACGAAAACGGGAAAGTCAGTTCTATAATTACCAAAACCGGTGAACAAATCGATTGCCAGTTCGTCGGACTTTGTGCCGGCGTACGCCCAAATATCGATTTTTTAAAAAATTCAGATTTGGCGATGAATAAAGGAATCTTGGTGAATTCTTATTTAGAAACCAATATTCCAGATGTTTATGCCATTGGCGATTGTGCCGAGCAACAGAAAGCCATTGGCCAGCGAAAACCGGTTGAATCCGTTTGGTATACCGGCCGAATGATGGGTGAAACTTTAGCGGTAACGCTTACAGGAAAAAGATCTCAATATAATCCGGGAAATTGGTTTAATTCGGCCAAATTCTTTGACATCGAATATCAAACTTACGGTTGGGTCTGGCCAAAACCAAAGGAAAATGAGCAGCATTTTCATTGGCAGCATGAAGATAGAACCAAAGCCATCACCATAAATTTCGATAAAAAAACGAATCAATTTTTAGGAATAAATACCTTCGGAATTAGAATGCGACACGAAGTTTTAGATCGTTGGCTTACCGAAAATCGAGAGATAACTTACGTACTTGCTAATCTAAAACAAGCTAATTTTGATCCTGAATTTTATACTCGGCATGAGGCAGAAATTTTTGAAGGGTTTAAGAAAAATCTCCAAAACGCACAAACTACATGAGCAACATTGAACATAATATGTCTATCACCGGGGATGCACCAAAAAGTATTTCCACCACTCAAAAAATAGCAAGTGCTATTGGCCTTACCGGTTTATTGATTTTGGTGCTTGCCATCGCAAATTTCAACTTTCCGAATAAAAGTTTATTTCTAAGTTTATCGCTGGGACTGATTACACTCGGAACGGCAATTTTTTCAATTGATGCGTATTGGGGAAAACATGCAGGAATCAAAAACGACGGCGTTTGGTTCAAATCCCTAAGCGGTAAAGGCTTTTGGGCCTGGATACTTGGGATTGGTCTAACTTTATTTTATGTGGTGTTATATTGGTTTCCGCAGTATTTAGGGTTAAACAGCGAAGGCGCAAATAGCGGAGTTATCGGTTTATTCGATCCGCTAAGTAAATTTATAAATGGCGGCCCGGCTAGCGAATGGTTTGCTTACGGAACTTTATATACGGTTGCAATCTGGATCTTTGGTTTTAAATTTATCCTGAAATATCGTCATAATCGCTACGAAATCATTCGAACTTGCTCGGTCATGTTTTTTCAGTTAGGTTTTGCGTTTTTAATTCCTGAAATTCTTGCCCGACTAAACAAACCTTATTTTGCGCCAACTACAATCTGGCCCCTTAATTACGATCTTTTTGCAGGTTATCGCTTAGAATCGTTTATATCTGGTGGAAATTTAGGTGTCTCCATGCTTATTTTTGGTATTGTTTCCATCTTCGTCATCACTCCTATTCTTACTTATAAATACGGAAAACGTTGGTATTGCAGCTGGGTTTGTGGTTGCGGTGGGCTGGCAGAAACTGCCGGCGATCCTTTTAGACAACTTTCCGATAAATCTCAAAAAGCATGGAAGATCGAGCGCTGGGTAATTCATAGTGTATTGGTTTTTGTAACCGTAATGACTATCGCCGTAGTCTATTCTTATCTTGGTGAAAATTCAGATCGATTTTGGTTAACTAAAGATGTTTTTCTTTGGGGAAGCGCAGGATTTCTTACACTACTTTTCGCCTTGATCATGATCTTTAAACGCGACCAAATCCAAAAGGATGCGAAATACGGGGCAATTGGATATCTAGTGGTGATATTAGCCATTATTGGAATTAATTATTTCAGCGGAAACTGGAATATCTTTTTCTTCCCGGCTTATAAACTCCGTG encodes:
- a CDS encoding NAD(P)/FAD-dependent oxidoreductase: MEHIVILGNGISGITAARHIRKRSDKKITVISAESDYFFSRTALMYVYMGHMKWDHLKPYEDWFWEKNRIDLKNGWVQQIDFSEKTLHFKNGDKLNYDKLVLATGSIPNKFGWEGEDLDGVQGLVSKQDLEILEKNTKNCKKAVIIGGGLIGVELAEMLRTRHIEVTMLVREKAFWHSVLPFEDANMISEHIKSHGVDLRTATELDKIIPDENGKVSSIITKTGEQIDCQFVGLCAGVRPNIDFLKNSDLAMNKGILVNSYLETNIPDVYAIGDCAEQQKAIGQRKPVESVWYTGRMMGETLAVTLTGKRSQYNPGNWFNSAKFFDIEYQTYGWVWPKPKENEQHFHWQHEDRTKAITINFDKKTNQFLGINTFGIRMRHEVLDRWLTENREITYVLANLKQANFDPEFYTRHEAEIFEGFKKNLQNAQTT
- a CDS encoding TIGR04283 family arsenosugar biosynthesis glycosyltransferase is translated as MKISIIIPVFNEEQNIGRLLEYLLKHNKGFIAEIIVVDGGSLDQTIAITRQFSSVKIIFSEKSRAKQMNAGARIAKAEILYFLHADSYPPFHFDNYIIRTIKNDKKAGCFIMKFDKNHWWLKLMAQFTRINHRSCRGGDQSLFIKEELFFKLGGYNENYIVYEDNELIGKLYDLGEFTIINKWLTTSARLYEKLGVWQTQWLFCQIYWKKFKGASPEQLYSCYQSKVNSST
- a CDS encoding 4Fe-4S binding protein; translated protein: MSNIEHNMSITGDAPKSISTTQKIASAIGLTGLLILVLAIANFNFPNKSLFLSLSLGLITLGTAIFSIDAYWGKHAGIKNDGVWFKSLSGKGFWAWILGIGLTLFYVVLYWFPQYLGLNSEGANSGVIGLFDPLSKFINGGPASEWFAYGTLYTVAIWIFGFKFILKYRHNRYEIIRTCSVMFFQLGFAFLIPEILARLNKPYFAPTTIWPLNYDLFAGYRLESFISGGNLGVSMLIFGIVSIFVITPILTYKYGKRWYCSWVCGCGGLAETAGDPFRQLSDKSQKAWKIERWVIHSVLVFVTVMTIAVVYSYLGENSDRFWLTKDVFLWGSAGFLTLLFALIMIFKRDQIQKDAKYGAIGYLVVILAIIGINYFSGNWNIFFFPAYKLREWYGFLIGAAFSGVIGVGFYPIFGSRVWCRFGCPMAAILGMQQKLFSKFRITTNGGQCISCGNCSTYCEMGIDVRAYAQKGQNIVRSSCVGCGICSAVCPRGVLKLENGKTEGRINENEVLLGNDVDLLDLLNQKSQ
- a CDS encoding glycoside hydrolase family 113; this encodes MKFNFWLIIAVTLFHCSCQPDFPKLKYNGLSLVASRDSLKTAHILPLKNVNANTVALMPFAFLQDLKNPELHFNDDRQWWGERVEGLQQNIRVLQENEIKIILKPQIWIWHGEFTGDLNMSSEENWIKFENRYLEYILLYAELAEKEQIELFCIGTELYNFTEKRPEFWQKMIAEVRKVYSGKITYAENWDKVDQFELWDQLDFIGVDAYFPVSEEENPTKAELIDGWKSHKKMLQKLSSEYKKQVIFTEYGYRNVDFATKEPWKASTVRRNDEVPKNLNEELQANALQVIYDEFWTENWFAGGFLWKWHHDHDRAGGKQNDRFTPQNKLAEDIVKMNYKKFRLKN